A single Marinobacter sp. es.042 DNA region contains:
- the fliS gene encoding flagellar export chaperone FliS, whose protein sequence is MNGLQAYQRVNNQTSTIDADPHRLIQLLYNGAIERINMAKARMQAKDAAGKGQLIGKAIDIIGGLRSFLDFEKGGELAPRLEALYDYMERTLLQASAKNDVAKLDEVLSLLHSIKEGWDGIREEAVGQQQAV, encoded by the coding sequence ATGAACGGTTTGCAGGCATACCAGCGTGTTAACAACCAAACAAGCACAATTGATGCAGATCCACATCGGTTGATTCAGCTCCTGTACAACGGTGCTATTGAGAGAATCAATATGGCCAAGGCTCGCATGCAAGCCAAAGATGCGGCTGGTAAGGGGCAGTTGATAGGGAAGGCTATTGATATAATTGGTGGTCTTCGCAGTTTCCTGGATTTCGAAAAAGGTGGCGAGTTGGCGCCTAGGCTGGAAGCGCTCTATGACTATATGGAGCGGACTTTGCTTCAAGCCAGCGCGAAAAATGACGTTGCAAAACTTGATGAGGTTTTGTCTCTCCTTCATTCGATTAAAGAAGGCTGGGATGGAATTCGCGAAGAAGCTGTTGGGCAGCAGCAGGCTGTTTGA
- a CDS encoding flagellar protein FlaG, whose translation MNDVNLNSPDLKLVRASEQAPARAISSSQAEGRNASDPSVSISATEKVQSTQAGQNAAKAEKLEARTDAQRDQLDDAVSQLNNFVQNVQRDLQFEVDNDLGQTIVKVVDQSTQEVIRQIPDEVAVRLAENLQQDEPLTLFNIKV comes from the coding sequence ATGAATGACGTTAACCTGAACAGCCCGGATCTGAAGCTGGTTCGCGCCAGTGAACAAGCACCGGCTCGGGCAATATCGTCATCTCAGGCCGAGGGCAGGAATGCCTCCGACCCTTCCGTTTCTATTTCCGCTACCGAAAAAGTCCAGAGTACCCAGGCGGGTCAAAACGCGGCGAAAGCTGAAAAGCTGGAAGCGCGGACCGATGCTCAAAGGGATCAGCTGGATGATGCGGTCAGTCAGCTGAACAATTTCGTTCAGAATGTTCAGCGGGATCTCCAATTCGAAGTTGATAACGATCTTGGACAGACTATCGTCAAAGTGGTAGATCAGTCGACCCAGGAAGTCATTCGCCAGATTCCTGACGAAGTTGCTGTGAGGTTGGCTGAAAATCTGCAGCAGGATGAGCCGCTGACACTGTTCAACATTAAAGTCTGA
- a CDS encoding flagellin → MALGINTNVASLSAQNQLGQSQNLSNQALERLSSGLRINSAKDDAAGLAISTRFQSQISGLNVATRNANDGISLAQTAEGALDEITNNLQRIRELAVQSANATNSDSDREALNQEVDQRIAEVNRIASQTSFNGLKVLDGTFGTQAFQVGANAGETISVAGLDSRGSQLGATISQTSGLAATSLGAGDAGETTLDVSGLDFGGDITVSSTIDGQTIDVAGATYADADALATAIQGEITSNGNLPDVTVAASDDGNSIVFSNASTSDITATIDISDASGTQVSVTGSDVSTTDGSGTATQATLFDPSTLDLDSGVTGSFEVTDDSTNTTTVNFSLAAGTGNTLADLTSAVQAGLTAAGFTAGTDLGAVDDGSVVQIESDSAVTYDIANITASDGGTPNASTGGSVSALAAAEEQTVASRFEAGETTSFSLNVAGEAIEVTDASNLQDVVAQINGATKDTGVSAFLSSSGDDIVFASAKGENFTASITTDVDGDGTNEVDLTVDSSTDANSNVSVNELDISTRAGSDQALVAVDFAIDQVNQFRSDLGAVQNRFESTIANLSTSVENLSASNSRILDADFAAETAKLSKAQVLQQAGISVLAQANARPQQVLSLLQ, encoded by the coding sequence ATGGCTCTCGGTATCAACACTAACGTTGCATCGCTCTCAGCCCAGAATCAGTTGGGTCAGTCTCAGAACCTTTCCAACCAGGCGCTGGAGCGTCTGTCCTCTGGTCTGCGCATCAACTCCGCCAAGGATGATGCAGCAGGTCTTGCCATTTCCACACGGTTCCAGTCTCAGATTTCTGGTCTGAACGTGGCGACCCGTAACGCTAACGATGGTATCTCTCTGGCCCAGACCGCTGAAGGCGCGCTGGACGAAATCACCAACAACCTGCAGCGTATTCGTGAACTGGCGGTTCAGTCCGCTAACGCCACCAACAGTGATTCGGACCGTGAGGCTTTGAACCAGGAAGTCGATCAGCGTATTGCAGAAGTTAACCGCATCGCGAGCCAGACCTCATTCAACGGTCTTAAGGTTCTCGATGGCACTTTCGGCACCCAGGCGTTTCAGGTAGGCGCGAACGCTGGTGAGACGATCTCAGTAGCTGGTCTGGATTCACGCGGAAGCCAGCTGGGTGCGACTATCTCTCAGACTTCAGGCCTGGCTGCGACCTCCCTGGGAGCGGGTGATGCTGGCGAAACCACTTTGGACGTTTCTGGTCTCGATTTTGGCGGCGATATCACCGTGTCCTCCACGATCGATGGCCAAACCATTGATGTTGCGGGTGCGACATACGCTGATGCTGATGCACTCGCTACAGCGATTCAAGGCGAGATTACCAGCAATGGTAACCTTCCAGATGTGACTGTCGCCGCTTCGGACGATGGCAACTCGATCGTTTTCAGCAACGCCAGCACCTCTGACATTACTGCAACTATTGATATTTCTGACGCGTCTGGTACGCAGGTAAGTGTCACAGGGTCTGACGTCTCCACCACTGATGGCTCAGGCACAGCAACCCAGGCTACTCTGTTCGATCCGAGCACTTTGGATTTGGACTCTGGGGTTACGGGTTCCTTCGAGGTCACAGATGATTCTACAAACACCACAACTGTTAACTTCTCTCTAGCAGCAGGCACGGGCAATACACTCGCGGATCTCACTTCAGCGGTCCAAGCAGGCTTGACTGCTGCTGGTTTCACGGCAGGCACTGATTTGGGTGCGGTCGACGATGGCAGTGTGGTGCAAATAGAGAGCGACTCAGCTGTTACCTACGATATTGCAAATATCACTGCTAGCGATGGCGGAACGCCGAATGCGTCTACAGGCGGCTCCGTTTCTGCTCTGGCCGCAGCCGAAGAGCAGACAGTAGCTTCCCGCTTCGAAGCTGGTGAAACAACTTCCTTCTCCCTGAATGTTGCAGGCGAAGCCATTGAAGTTACCGACGCGAGCAACCTGCAGGACGTTGTGGCCCAGATCAACGGCGCAACCAAGGATACCGGTGTCTCTGCTTTCCTGAGTTCTTCCGGTGACGATATTGTCTTCGCATCTGCAAAGGGTGAGAACTTCACAGCGTCTATCACTACAGACGTAGATGGTGATGGCACTAACGAGGTTGACCTGACTGTCGATTCATCAACCGATGCGAACTCCAACGTTTCGGTGAACGAACTTGATATCAGCACCCGTGCTGGCTCCGACCAGGCTCTGGTTGCAGTAGACTTCGCAATCGACCAAGTAAACCAGTTCCGGTCAGACCTCGGTGCGGTCCAGAACCGTTTCGAGTCCACCATTGCGAACCTGAGCACCTCTGTTGAGAACCTCAGTGCTTCCAATAGCCGGATCCTGGATGCCGACTTCGCGGCTGAAACCGCGAAGCTGTCCAAGGCCCAGGTGTTGCAGCAGGCCGGTATCTCTGTCCTGGCCCAGGCGAACGCCCGTCCGCAGCAGGTTCTGTCCCTCCTGCAGTAA
- the fliD gene encoding flagellar filament capping protein FliD, with translation MASISSLGIGSGVLTSDLVDQLVQAERAPTEQRLTQKTEQTQSLISAYGQLRSAITELRLPMRQLSAPDNLKAFSASSSNEDISVSVDSTKASRGTYSVEVTSLAGAQALASRDVFADRDATSVGQGRLTLNVGDKTTNITIDSSNDTLQGLANAINDADAGVSAGVIDTGDGFQLVLSADETGTANAVSMSVADDSVGTGTDNQGLSRFAFNSGMDADSGLRETIAATDAVMEINGVEITRATNSFENVIDGLTFDLTATGSSVIKVQQDLGAVADRVQGFVDKFNALQSTIDSLAGFNAEAGVGSLLTGDSTVRSIQNQLRQVLTRVVPGLENSAVRSLADVGVTTNFETGGLEFDRARFEEQLKANPDDVTALFAEQGRTTDSQVEFVRSGLNTEPGRYDINITQAATQGTLVAGSALADGIVIDDSNDELTFKVNDETSVSIQLTQQTYASAQDLVDEIQSQLNSNNALDAAGTSVQVELDSSGNLSFTSADYGSDSAVSLDSAESSAIFGLDSATSTSGVDVAGTIGGRIAEGDGRVLFLGNGNGGASGLQVRILGDEIGSRGSITFVEGVAERTVDLVSSFVGADGAIESRTESLNRDLEQIQASQARLEERIAAYRERLVSQFTAADSLISQLNSTQDFVSQQLAALAPQNNRDN, from the coding sequence ATGGCAAGCATATCATCGTTGGGTATTGGTTCCGGGGTCCTTACCTCTGATCTGGTTGATCAGTTGGTTCAAGCTGAGCGTGCGCCCACCGAACAGAGGTTGACACAAAAGACAGAGCAAACGCAGTCTTTGATCTCAGCTTATGGCCAGCTTCGGAGTGCAATTACCGAACTGCGCTTGCCAATGCGCCAGCTTAGTGCCCCGGATAATCTAAAAGCGTTTTCGGCAAGTTCTTCGAATGAAGATATATCCGTGTCTGTGGACAGCACCAAGGCTAGCCGAGGCACTTATAGTGTAGAAGTGACCAGTCTTGCTGGAGCTCAGGCCCTGGCTTCCCGTGATGTGTTTGCCGATCGTGACGCAACCAGCGTCGGTCAGGGCAGGCTGACCTTGAATGTGGGCGACAAGACGACAAACATTACGATCGATAGCAGCAATGACACCCTCCAGGGGTTGGCGAATGCCATCAATGATGCCGATGCTGGAGTCTCCGCTGGTGTAATCGATACCGGAGACGGCTTTCAGTTGGTGCTTTCGGCCGATGAGACTGGCACCGCCAATGCTGTCAGTATGTCGGTCGCTGACGATAGTGTTGGAACTGGCACCGATAACCAGGGATTGTCCCGGTTTGCCTTTAATTCCGGAATGGATGCTGATTCAGGGCTTCGCGAAACCATTGCAGCAACCGACGCGGTGATGGAAATTAACGGTGTTGAGATTACTCGCGCCACGAACAGTTTTGAAAATGTCATCGACGGCCTTACATTTGATCTCACGGCTACCGGCTCTTCTGTAATCAAGGTGCAGCAGGATTTGGGGGCGGTTGCGGATCGGGTCCAGGGTTTTGTGGACAAGTTCAACGCACTTCAGTCGACAATCGACAGCCTAGCCGGCTTCAATGCGGAGGCAGGCGTTGGCAGTCTCCTAACGGGCGATAGCACGGTTCGTTCAATTCAGAACCAGTTGCGCCAAGTTCTTACCCGCGTTGTTCCCGGCTTGGAAAACTCGGCGGTCCGTAGTTTGGCTGATGTAGGAGTAACCACCAACTTCGAAACAGGTGGTCTGGAATTTGATAGAGCCAGGTTTGAAGAACAGCTTAAGGCAAACCCGGATGACGTGACCGCCTTGTTTGCGGAACAAGGGCGGACAACTGACAGCCAGGTTGAGTTTGTACGCAGCGGGCTAAATACAGAGCCCGGTAGATACGACATTAACATCACCCAGGCCGCTACTCAGGGCACGTTGGTTGCCGGGAGTGCATTGGCAGATGGAATTGTGATCGACGATTCCAACGATGAACTGACATTCAAGGTGAACGATGAGACGTCGGTAAGTATTCAACTGACGCAACAGACGTATGCGTCTGCTCAGGATCTGGTTGATGAAATCCAGTCCCAGTTAAACAGCAACAATGCCCTTGATGCGGCTGGTACCTCAGTGCAGGTTGAGCTCGACAGCAGCGGCAATCTGAGTTTTACGTCTGCGGATTATGGAAGCGATTCGGCTGTCTCTCTGGACTCCGCAGAAAGCTCAGCGATTTTCGGTCTCGATTCGGCAACGAGCACGTCAGGCGTCGATGTTGCCGGGACGATCGGTGGAAGAATAGCAGAAGGGGATGGCCGGGTTCTGTTCCTTGGAAACGGAAATGGCGGCGCTTCTGGTCTGCAGGTTCGTATTCTTGGTGATGAGATAGGAAGTAGAGGCTCGATCACGTTTGTTGAAGGCGTTGCTGAGCGAACGGTCGATTTAGTCTCGAGCTTTGTGGGCGCCGATGGCGCGATTGAATCGCGGACCGAGAGCCTTAACCGGGATCTGGAGCAGATACAGGCGAGTCAGGCACGGCTTGAAGAGCGCATAGCGGCCTACCGGGAGAGGTTGGTGAGCCAGTTTACTGCAGCTGATTCTCTGATTTCGCAGCTCAACAGCACTCAGGATTTCGTGAGTCAGCAGCTTGCTGCGCTGGCTCCTCAAAACAACCGTGACAACTGA
- a CDS encoding flagellin produces MALGINTNVASLSAQNQLGQSQKLSNQALERLSSGLRINSAKDDAAGLAISTRFQSQISGLNVATRNANDGISLAQTAEGALDEITNNLQRIRELAVQSSNATNSPSDREALNSEVDQRIAEVNRIASQTSFNGLKVLDGTFGAQAFQVGANAGETISVAGLDSRGSELGATIRQTEGLSSTSIGPGQAGVTELDVSGLDFSTDITVAGDLGATSLSSTTDYSGGATRADRIASFAGDLQNAIQNEAGFEEATVSVEGEILKISNPTTTPGTLTDFSVQDATGSSGNIYVLSGTIPNNGSSTISEPASFVYDGNMTGTLTVGSDEVSIDFTAVTSGQDAADAIEAVIQSPPFNQSNITVDYSASPFFNAFSIVDTANSGGFTFDLELEDSTRIASNSTGSGIGQLEPAQELELADKFAAGQTVDFQVDISGADESIEVTASSLQDVVAQINGETKNTGVSAFLSSDGNDIVLASAKGEDFVALITTDLDADGTPEVNQAIDTAGDPENATASLNSLDISTREGSDQALVAVDFAIDQVNQFRSDLGAAQNRFESTIANLSTSVENLSASNSRILDADFAAETAKLSKSQVLQQAGISVLAQANARPQQVLSLLQ; encoded by the coding sequence ATGGCTTTGGGAATCAATACGAACGTTGCGTCACTGTCCGCCCAGAATCAATTGGGGCAGTCGCAGAAGCTGTCGAACCAGGCACTTGAGCGTTTGTCATCCGGTCTGCGTATCAACTCCGCCAAAGACGATGCTGCTGGTCTAGCGATTTCCACCCGCTTCCAATCCCAGATTTCTGGTCTGAACGTGGCTACCCGAAATGCCAACGACGGCATCTCTCTGGCTCAGACTGCTGAAGGTGCATTGGACGAAATCACCAACAACCTGCAGCGTATTCGTGAGCTGGCCGTTCAATCCTCCAACGCCACCAACAGCCCTTCCGATCGCGAAGCCTTGAATAGTGAGGTTGATCAGCGAATTGCGGAAGTCAATCGTATTGCGAGCCAGACCTCCTTTAATGGCTTGAAGGTTCTTGATGGAACCTTTGGCGCTCAAGCGTTTCAGGTTGGCGCAAACGCGGGTGAGACCATCTCTGTGGCTGGCCTTGATTCTCGGGGTAGTGAACTCGGCGCAACGATTCGGCAAACTGAGGGTCTTTCTTCTACTTCGATCGGGCCTGGCCAGGCTGGCGTTACCGAACTGGATGTCTCAGGTCTCGACTTCAGTACAGACATCACGGTTGCTGGTGACCTTGGCGCGACAAGCCTGAGTTCCACGACAGACTACTCTGGAGGAGCTACGCGAGCCGACAGGATCGCCAGTTTTGCGGGTGATTTACAAAACGCTATTCAAAATGAAGCTGGCTTTGAAGAAGCGACGGTTTCCGTTGAAGGCGAAATACTCAAGATCAGCAACCCGACAACGACTCCGGGAACGCTCACTGATTTTTCTGTTCAGGATGCCACCGGAAGTTCCGGGAACATCTATGTGTTATCGGGCACCATTCCCAATAACGGGTCGAGCACCATTTCCGAACCAGCTAGCTTCGTGTACGACGGCAACATGACGGGCACTCTCACGGTAGGTAGTGACGAGGTCAGCATCGATTTCACTGCTGTGACGAGTGGCCAGGACGCAGCCGACGCAATTGAGGCGGTGATTCAATCTCCGCCGTTCAATCAATCCAACATTACTGTTGATTACAGTGCGAGTCCTTTTTTTAATGCCTTTTCTATAGTTGATACGGCTAACAGTGGCGGCTTCACGTTTGACCTGGAGCTAGAAGACAGTACCCGTATTGCTAGCAACTCCACCGGCTCTGGTATTGGGCAGCTAGAACCTGCGCAGGAGCTGGAGCTGGCCGATAAGTTTGCCGCAGGCCAGACTGTTGATTTTCAGGTGGACATCTCTGGTGCTGATGAGTCTATCGAAGTCACTGCGAGCAGTCTCCAGGACGTAGTCGCGCAGATTAACGGCGAGACCAAAAACACTGGAGTGTCAGCTTTTCTGAGCTCTGACGGCAATGACATTGTTCTGGCATCCGCCAAAGGTGAAGACTTCGTTGCTTTGATTACGACCGATCTGGATGCGGATGGCACGCCTGAAGTAAACCAGGCTATTGATACTGCGGGCGATCCGGAAAATGCGACAGCGTCACTCAATAGTCTGGATATCAGCACCCGTGAAGGCTCTGATCAGGCTCTGGTTGCCGTAGACTTTGCCATCGATCAGGTAAACCAGTTCCGGTCCGATCTCGGTGCGGCCCAGAACCGTTTCGAGTCCACGATTGCTAATCTGAGCACGTCTGTTGAGAACCTGAGTGCTTCCAACAGTCGAATCCTGGACGCCGACTTTGCAGCGGAAACTGCGAAGCTGTCGAAGTCTCAGGTGCTGCAGCAGGCTGGTATCTCAGTACTGGCCCAGGCGAATGCCCGTCCCCAGCAGGTTTTGTCTTTGTTACAGTAA